ACGGTACATGATCCTTTTTATAACCAGCTTATTTTTAATGAGCCGAAGAAGGAGAAATAGCAATTTACAGGGAGATAATAACAAGATGAATTATCATATGTTTCTTTTGTGAAATAGATCAAAATATTAATCGATAAGGCACTGCAAGCGCGGTGCCTTTTTATTTGCAGCAGCCATCAAACTTTTACGTTTTCAGTGTGTTAAAGATAATGGTTTCAAGGATTAGCATTCAATGCCCTGTTTGTTACAACGATATAATCAAACCCAAACTATCAGTAGCATTTCCAGTATATCTATCTCTTAACTATTAAAATTATTGGAGGAGAAACTATGTATTACAGCAGCGGAAACTATGAAGCATTCGCCAGGCCGAAGAAGCCTGCCAATGTAGATGCAAAATCGGCTTACCTGGTAGGAGCAGGACTGGCTTCCCTGGCGGCAGCCGTATTCCTGGTGCGTGATGGCCAGATGAAAGGCGACAGGATCACGATCTTAGAAGAGCTGGCTTTGTCTGGCGGTAGCATGGATGGCATCTGGAATGAACAGAAGGGGTATATCATCCGTGGTGGCAGAGAAATGGAAATACACTTCGAAACGATCTGGGATTTGTTCCGGTCTATTCCTTCGCTGGAAACGGAAGGCGTATCTGTACTGGATGAATACTACTGGCTAAATAAAGAAGATCCTGCCTTTTCACATGCGCGTGTAATTGAGAAACGGGGACAACGATTGTCCAACGACGGGAAGTTGACCTTAACCCCAAAGGCTATCGAAGAGCTGATACACCTCGCACTTACCCCGGAAGATAAGCTCCAGGATGTAAAAATAAATGAAGTATTTACGGAAGAATTTTTCCAGTCGAACTTCTGGTTGTATTGGGCAACAATGTTTGCATTTGAGCCATGGGCAAGCGCTATGGAGATGCGTCGGTATATACTTCGCTTTGTGCATCATATTGGTACGCTGTCTAACCTGTCATCACTGCGATTTACAAAATATAATCAGTATGAATCGCTGATATTACCATTGGTGAAGTTCCTGGAGAGCCATGGTGTTAAGTTTCAGTATGGTACTGAAGTGAAAAATATTCAGGTACGTAAAGACGGGGAAAGGAAGATAGCTACCCAAATCGAATATACAAGGGATGGAAAAGCCGGTACTATAGCCCTGACGGAGAATGATCTGGTATTTGTCACAAATGGTTCCATTACCGAAAGCAGTACTTACGGTGATGATAACACGCCAGCTTCCGGCAAGGCCGATATCGGTGGCAGCTGGAAGCTCTGGAAGAACCTGGCAGCGCAGGATCCGGCATTCGGTAAGCCGGAGAAGTTCTGTGAAAACATCCCTGCCGCAAACTGGGTAATCTCTGGCACTATTACCTTCAAAGACGACAGGGTTGTGCCGTATATTGAAGGTATCAGTAAGAAAGACCCGCATAGTGGTTCTATTGTTACCAGTGGCCCCGTGAGTATCAAGGATTCCAACTGGTTATATGGTTATTCTATCAGCCGGCAGCCACATTTTCATACACAGAAAAAGAATGAGTTGATTGTATGGGTATATGGACTGTTTTCAGATAAACCGGGAAATTATGTAAAGAAGAAAATAGCCGAAT
The Chitinophaga sp. Cy-1792 genome window above contains:
- a CDS encoding oleate hydratase; amino-acid sequence: MYYSSGNYEAFARPKKPANVDAKSAYLVGAGLASLAAAVFLVRDGQMKGDRITILEELALSGGSMDGIWNEQKGYIIRGGREMEIHFETIWDLFRSIPSLETEGVSVLDEYYWLNKEDPAFSHARVIEKRGQRLSNDGKLTLTPKAIEELIHLALTPEDKLQDVKINEVFTEEFFQSNFWLYWATMFAFEPWASAMEMRRYILRFVHHIGTLSNLSSLRFTKYNQYESLILPLVKFLESHGVKFQYGTEVKNIQVRKDGERKIATQIEYTRDGKAGTIALTENDLVFVTNGSITESSTYGDDNTPASGKADIGGSWKLWKNLAAQDPAFGKPEKFCENIPAANWVISGTITFKDDRVVPYIEGISKKDPHSGSIVTSGPVSIKDSNWLYGYSISRQPHFHTQKKNELIVWVYGLFSDKPGNYVKKKIAECTGIELCEELLYHLGVPENEIADIAKNGASTIPCHMPYITSYFMPRALGDRPLVVPQGSQNLAFIGNFAETVRDTVFTTEYSVRTAMEAVYTLLNVDRGVPEVFASSFDVRVLLNTVYFLNDHKKLDEIKVPWIVSVLEKIGRKKINGTYLEELMKEAKLL